The following proteins come from a genomic window of Nocardioides albertanoniae:
- the macS gene encoding MacS family sensor histidine kinase gives MSAWGSPAAVEVESRLLRALVVMRIVVLVNAVGLTIYRAGNFHPPVTALVCALVMVGWTGFAVWAYAAPERRTALLVGADLVIALGLLLVTPLVKGPGFHASVPGFWVSGALLACAIHYRWIGGLLAGVMLAVADLALRQEIDQSTYGNAFLLVIGGVVVGYMCESVQQMALERDAAERAAARAEERTRLARAVHDGVLQVLALVQRRGGELGGDAAELGRLAGEQERELRALVRGEQPEWRAQEGMTDLAAALAALETGTVTVSGPASAVELPAHPAGEIVAATRAALDNVRLHVGADARAWVLLQAFPDHVEVSVRDEGAGIPEGRLAEAEKDGRLGIAGSIRGRIVDLGGTAELFTGRMGTEWELIVPRSLDRLDRR, from the coding sequence GTGAGTGCGTGGGGGTCGCCGGCGGCGGTGGAGGTGGAGAGCAGGCTCCTCCGAGCGCTCGTGGTCATGCGCATCGTGGTGCTCGTGAACGCGGTCGGTCTGACGATCTACCGAGCCGGCAACTTCCATCCGCCGGTGACCGCGCTGGTCTGTGCGCTGGTCATGGTGGGGTGGACCGGCTTCGCCGTCTGGGCGTACGCAGCGCCCGAGCGCCGCACGGCCCTGCTCGTGGGAGCCGACCTGGTGATCGCGCTCGGGCTTCTGCTCGTGACGCCGCTGGTGAAGGGCCCCGGTTTCCATGCGAGCGTGCCCGGGTTCTGGGTGAGCGGGGCGCTGCTGGCCTGCGCGATCCACTATCGCTGGATCGGTGGGCTGCTGGCCGGGGTGATGCTGGCGGTGGCCGACCTGGCGCTGCGGCAGGAGATCGACCAGTCCACCTACGGCAATGCGTTCCTGCTGGTCATCGGCGGTGTGGTGGTCGGCTACATGTGCGAGTCGGTGCAGCAGATGGCGCTCGAACGCGACGCGGCCGAACGGGCCGCGGCGCGAGCGGAGGAGCGCACTCGCCTCGCCCGAGCGGTCCATGACGGCGTGCTGCAGGTGCTCGCTCTGGTGCAGCGCCGCGGCGGCGAGCTGGGCGGTGACGCTGCCGAGCTCGGGCGGCTGGCGGGGGAGCAGGAGCGCGAGCTGAGGGCGCTGGTGCGTGGTGAGCAGCCCGAGTGGCGTGCGCAGGAGGGTATGACCGACCTGGCGGCCGCCCTTGCCGCGTTGGAGACCGGCACCGTGACCGTCTCGGGGCCCGCCTCCGCGGTCGAGCTCCCTGCCCACCCGGCCGGCGAGATCGTCGCCGCGACCCGCGCAGCCCTCGACAACGTACGCCTCCATGTCGGCGCGGACGCGCGCGCCTGGGTGCTTCTGCAGGCGTTCCCAGATCACGTCGAGGTATCGGTTCGCGACGAGGGCGCAGGAATTCCCGAAGGGCGCCTTGCGGAGGCGGAGAAAGACGGCAGGCTAGGCATCGCGGGCTCGATCCGAGGCAGGATCGTCGATCTCGGCGGCACGGCCGAGCTCTTCACAGGAAGGATGGGAACGGAATGGGAGCTGATCGTTCCACGGAGTCTCGACAGGCTGGATCGTCGGTGA
- a CDS encoding HNH endonuclease signature motif containing protein: protein MSVENYVDHWGTSPRDPVATALAGIENALGDLLAMDPAYWRTSQKKDVLARLQHLKAQQAALELRVLATAGDIAEETGDKDASAWMRADLLVDKGTARAQIKLAAAMSKHELLAASLADGVLSHDKARVITKALDAIEANPVASAEDLLLAEKLLVDYATRLTANELRIVGKRILVEIDPARFEDAEAKALLAEEERAQQKTALRIWDNHDGTVGFDGVLPVALGMRFKTHVEAWAQPRKQQLLEKGTPLPPWERLMGQAFTRLLETIDPDAQPRHGGDATTINVVISLDDLRKELGTAILGFDETNGATISATEARKMACNAQIIPWVLGTDGQVLDAGRSSRFFQPIQRKALRLQQKCCQADGCDMPPEWCDAHHLTPWSLGGKTDLKDGVLLCPHHHRLAHAPGFTHERLPDGTIRFTRRP from the coding sequence ATGAGCGTCGAGAACTACGTCGACCACTGGGGCACCAGCCCTCGTGACCCGGTTGCGACTGCTCTTGCTGGCATCGAAAACGCTCTCGGTGACCTGCTCGCGATGGACCCCGCCTACTGGCGAACAAGCCAGAAGAAGGACGTCCTCGCGCGGCTGCAGCACCTCAAAGCGCAGCAGGCTGCACTCGAGCTGCGCGTCCTCGCCACCGCTGGCGATATCGCTGAGGAGACCGGCGACAAGGACGCCTCGGCCTGGATGCGGGCTGACCTGCTCGTCGACAAAGGAACGGCACGCGCACAGATCAAACTCGCCGCCGCCATGTCCAAGCACGAACTGCTCGCTGCCAGCCTTGCCGATGGCGTGCTCTCTCACGACAAAGCCAGAGTGATCACGAAAGCCTTGGACGCGATCGAAGCCAACCCCGTCGCGAGCGCCGAAGACCTGCTGCTCGCCGAGAAGCTGTTGGTCGACTACGCCACCCGCCTGACCGCCAACGAACTACGGATCGTGGGCAAGCGGATCCTCGTCGAGATCGACCCAGCACGGTTCGAAGACGCCGAAGCCAAAGCCCTCCTGGCCGAAGAGGAACGTGCCCAACAGAAGACCGCACTGCGGATCTGGGACAACCACGACGGCACCGTTGGATTCGACGGCGTCTTGCCGGTCGCGCTCGGGATGCGGTTCAAGACCCACGTCGAAGCCTGGGCCCAGCCCCGTAAGCAGCAACTGCTTGAGAAGGGCACCCCGTTGCCCCCGTGGGAACGACTCATGGGACAGGCCTTCACCCGCCTCCTGGAGACCATCGACCCCGATGCCCAGCCCCGCCACGGCGGCGACGCAACCACCATCAACGTAGTCATCTCGCTCGACGACCTCCGCAAAGAACTCGGCACCGCAATCCTCGGGTTCGACGAGACCAACGGCGCCACGATCAGCGCGACCGAGGCTCGGAAGATGGCCTGCAACGCGCAGATCATCCCCTGGGTGCTCGGCACTGACGGCCAAGTCCTCGATGCGGGTCGTTCGAGCAGGTTCTTCCAGCCGATCCAGCGCAAAGCACTCCGGTTGCAGCAGAAGTGCTGCCAAGCCGACGGGTGTGACATGCCACCCGAATGGTGCGACGCCCACCACCTGACCCCCTGGTCACTCGGCGGGAAGACCGACCTCAAAGACGGCGTCCTGCTCTGCCCTCACCATCACCGGTTGGCGCACGCACCCGGTTTCACCCATGAACGACTGCCCGACGGAACGATCCGGTTCACCCGACGCCCCTGA
- a CDS encoding response regulator yields the protein MVVDDHPMWREAVERDLAGAGFEVVATASTGREAITRFAATRPEVVVLDLQIPEPDGVQVTTEVVALHPTTKVLILSASGEQADVLAAVKAGATGYLVKSASREELLEAVRRVAAGDPVFTPGLAGLVLGEFQHSAATEVCGDKPALTDRETEILKLVAKGLSYRQIADRLVLSHRTVQNHVQNTLRKLQMHNRVELTRYAIEQGLDAE from the coding sequence ATGGTCGTCGACGATCATCCGATGTGGCGTGAGGCGGTCGAACGCGACCTCGCCGGCGCCGGCTTCGAGGTCGTCGCCACTGCCAGCACCGGACGCGAGGCGATCACCAGGTTCGCCGCGACGCGTCCAGAGGTCGTCGTGCTCGACCTGCAGATCCCCGAGCCCGACGGCGTGCAGGTCACCACCGAGGTCGTCGCTCTCCATCCGACCACCAAGGTCCTGATCCTCTCCGCCTCCGGCGAGCAGGCCGACGTGCTCGCCGCCGTGAAAGCCGGCGCCACGGGCTACCTCGTGAAGTCGGCCTCCCGCGAAGAGCTCCTCGAGGCCGTACGCCGCGTCGCCGCCGGCGACCCCGTCTTCACCCCCGGCCTGGCCGGCCTCGTCCTGGGCGAGTTCCAGCACAGCGCCGCCACCGAGGTGTGCGGCGACAAACCCGCCCTCACCGACCGCGAGACCGAGATCCTCAAGCTGGTCGCCAAGGGCCTCAGCTACCGCCAGATCGCCGACCGCCTCGTCCTCTCCCACCGCACCGTCCAGAACCACGTGCAGAACACTCTGCGCAAGCTCCAGATGCACAACCGCGTCGAGCTCACCCGCTACGCGATCGAACAGGGTCTCGACGCTGAGTGA